In Rutidosis leptorrhynchoides isolate AG116_Rl617_1_P2 chromosome 2, CSIRO_AGI_Rlap_v1, whole genome shotgun sequence, one genomic interval encodes:
- the LOC139891626 gene encoding uncharacterized protein, with protein sequence MVGATKNPVQLNRSLNTSTGELRSPSYVNFLNISTTVDRLRGHLHGDNRNDDFYNLCIYLSRGIDYAVANNEIPDRASDLPELIKQVCQWAKDDIELRAGIMVLMISIKGACTNGWFSEKDNDELHTLRNKISTSFSSVSDMNSEESTLLNSISTVMLRFYPGMKMDKILAFFEAMPGFNATVKDFFIPNNGKSPGDNIYLFVAQTDNIETSSCIISPQHANFFLNGKAVDRTCSYKDPEPQIPTLVTEMVKYGTNILQVMGQYTGKCVIVIAYMSIVSNPIFPALPDYVPPPHSDNDTLEGPSKISLNCPISSGRIKTPVKGYLCKHYQCFDFDNYVDINSKKPLWGCPHCSQSVCFTDLRIDQTVVKILEEVGVNAVHVKISADGSWETVNEGDVFTDKQQDSPTLHCEFTTTLEPGADSMVPKERGNIDPNEGCNMDPNEGCNMDPKEGGDMDASNCHLEIDQKPSLAQLQMLNFEKVVSQGQSQLNSGNSLHIPTQAIGSSNTIPNVTMMAPVTDTFVDANSVIQTQTCASNDMHSQQLNSNNSSNGFGLRYPKPSVQQFTPFQMDQQQIMHMIAAPSSLNMGPQGWVQQDRSHVPSQPFQQFGPPKKLNVYRPATPHPLDNFNTRQHQSLNQVIPDSVPSAAQFYPQFRQGNLGPTNGLTIKQEPHHYNSAAAQQPIQNMSWTPPVPAQLQTFGSSIPLASSGQQRGQAQRPLEVSCNSPVVDPWHPTIPMQEAFSGQAYSDAMNEFIFHAIQPVQDTKPPLLKTPKPEISPHLQVQMDFNTNGPTYEFNISGSVIDGGSGGSGAGVLPYI encoded by the exons ATGGTCGGAGCAACGAAGAATCCGGTTCAGTTGAACCGGTCACTGAACACATCAACCGGCGAGTTGCGTTCTCCGTCGTACGTCAACTTTTTAAACATTTCCACCACCGTTGATCGATTACGTGGTCACCTTCACGGCGATAATCGTAACGATGATTTTTACAATCTCTGCATTTATCTTTCTAG AGGTATTGATTATGCTGTTGCTAACAATGAAATTCCAGATAGAGCTTCAGATTTGCCGGAATTAATTAAGCAG GTATGTCAATGGGCAAAAGACGATATCGAATTACGTGCAGGTATCATGGTGCTGATGATCTCTATAAAG GGTGCGTGTACAAATGGATGGTTCAGTGAGAAGGATAACGATGAACTTCATACTCTTAGAAATAAG ATATCAACCAGTTTCAGCAGTGTATCTGATATGAACTCTGAGGAGAGCACACTTCTTAACAGCATCTCGACAGTTATGTTAAG GTTCTATCCAGGAATGAAGATGGACAAAATACTTGCATTTTTTGAAGCTATG CCGGGATTTAATGCAACCGTGAAAGATTTCTTTATTCCGAATAACGGAAAATCTCCCGGTGATAATATA TACTTGTTTGTTGCTCAAACAGATAATATAGAGACATCATCATGCATCATAAGTCCCCAGCATGCCAA TTTTTTCTTGAACGGAAAAGCAGTGGATAGGACTTGCAGTTACAAG GATCCTGAACCACAGATTCCCACACTAGTAACAGAAATGGTTAAGTATGGAACAAATATTCTTCAAGTGATGGGCCAATATACAG GGAAATGTGTTATTGTTATCGCTTATATGAGTATCGTTTCAAATCCTATCTTCCCTGCACTTCCAGATTACGTGCCACCACCTCATTCAG ATAATGATACACTTGAAGGCCCATCTAAAATATCACTGAATTGTCCTATAAG CTCCGGACGCATCAAGACACCTGTCAAAGGATATTTGTGTAAACATTATCAA TGCTTTGACTTTGACAACTATGTGGACATAAACTCAAAAAAACCGTTGTGGGGTTGTCCTCATTGTAGTCAATCTGTCTGCTTTACTGACTTGCGTATTGATCAGACCGTGGTTAAG ATTCTGGAAGAAGTAGGTGTGAATGCTGTTCATGTAAAAATCTCTGCTGACGGCTCGTGGGAAACTGTTAATGAGGGTGATGTTTTTACTGATAAACAACAAGACAGTCCAACTTTACATTGTGAATTTACTACTACTTTAGAGCCAGGTGCAGACAGTATGGTCCCAAAGGAACGGGGTAATATTGACCCAAATGAAGGGTGTAATATGGATCCAAATGAAGGGTGTAATATGGACCCTAAGGAAGGGGGTGATATGGATGCCAGTAATTGTCATCTGGAAATTGACCAAAAGCCTTCGTTAGCTCAGTTGCAAATGTTGAACTTTGAAAAAGTCGTTTCACAGGGTCAAAGTCAACTTAACTCCGGCAACAGTCTGCATATACCAACACAGGCGATTGGGTCGTCTAATACTATACCAAATGTCACAATGATGGCACCTGTAACAGATACTTTTGTGGACGCTAATTCTGTGATTCAAACTCAAACCTGTGCTTCCAACGATATGCATTCACAACAGCTTAACTCAAACAACAGTAGTAATGGATTTGGTTTGAGGTACCCGAAGCCTTCAGTGCAACAGTTTACTCCGTTTCAAATGGATCAGCAACAAATAATGCATATGATCGCAGCTCCATCGTCCCTGAACATGGGCCCACAG GGCTGGGTTCAGCAAGATCGGTCACACGTTCCAAGTCAACCTTTTCAGCAATTTGGTCCACCTAAAAAGTTGAATGTTTATCGTCCTGCGACACCTCATCCATTAGATAACTTCAACACTCGCCAACACCAGTCTCTAAACCAGGTGATACCAGATTCTGTACCGTCAGCTGCTCAGTTTTATCCTCAATTTAGGCAAGGCAATTTGGGTCCCACAAATGGCCTCACAATCAAACAAGAACCCCACCACTATAACAGCGCGGCTGCTCAACAACCTATTCAGAACATGAGCTGGACCCCACCTGTTCCAGCTCAGCTTCAGACTTTTGGATCATCAATACCCTTGGCATCATCGGGTCAACAAAGAG GTCAAGCTCAAAGGCCATTGGAGGTTTCATGCAATTCACCAGTTGTAGACCCATGGCACCCAACTATACCCATGCAGGAAGCCTTTTCGGGTCAGGCTTATTCAGATGCTATGAACGAGTTCATATTTCATGCAATACAACCGGTGCAAGATACTAAACCACCACTTTTGAAGACCCCAAAACCTGAAATATCGCCCCATTTGCAAGTCCAAATGGATTTTAACACAAATGGTCCCACTTATGAATTCAATATAAGTGGTTCAGTGATCGATGGTGGCAGTGGCGGTAGTGGGGCGGGTGTTTTGCCTTATATTTAG